CCATCGCCGGGAGAGCCGCCCTCCAAAGCTGCCAAATGATAAGAAAcgctccaaaaaaaaaatgaccaaatgAGCCATTTTTGAAATGAAATCCTTCCATTTCCGAGCTGAGGGTTGTTTTGCACATCgaccctcttcctcctttcccagccgCGGACCCTTCCCCGAGGAAAGCACCGGCTTAAATGTGATCTTTCTCCTCTGTTACCTCTAGAAGACAAcctttttctcttgtttccttctctttttctcttttttccctccttttctccttttttctcttttcctccttttttccctatttttattttatatttttaatctcttttttctacatttatcttttttctatttttctctttttttttctatttttctctcttgggttttttccctctttttatcttgttttttcctcttttttctcttcttttcttctcttttcccctcgCTTCCGCCCCCTTCCCTAATTTTCCGCTTGCAACCCGCGCTAACCCACCGAATTACAAAATCCAATGTTTCATTAAACCCCTATTTCCCCGGGAAGCGAAGGGGAAATGCCCTTCCCCAAACCTGCCAGCGCgaatttgctgttatttttgaaTTTATCGTGGCGTCTGCCTTCCTCGGGGCTCCGACCTCCGCACCGAGCgctgcccgctccgctccgcgcatCCCCCGCTCCGCCTCTATTACCCTTACCATAAATCTTTGCATTTTTAGCATTTAATCCCCTTCCCACGCCGCGCAGATAGGACATATGCTACAAAATGTTAACTACTTCATAAAAATTaaaggcgaaaaaaaaaaaatagagggctGCTGGGGGATggaagggtgggttttttttttttagttgagcTCCCCCCGTCCCTTCCCCCCGACGTGGCGGACACCCGGCTTTAATTTACGCATTATTTCTTGCTCGGCTTCTTCCATCGGCCCTCCCGAGCCATGTGGTTCTTGGGATGCTTCTGCTGGGTGATTTCTGGGTGGATTCACAGCAGTTTATGGAATTCAAAGGATGTGGGCacgggttttattatttttatatttattttattttatttttttattttattccattccattccattccattccattccattccattccattccattccattccattccattttaTTCCACTTTATTCCACGTCATTCCACTTTATTCCACTTCATTCcgtttcaatttttaattttattttatttttaatttcttttaattttttaattgcatttactttcttttatCCCCTGTAATTCCGTTTTATcccattttcttctattttattccattttcttctaTTCCGTTTCATTCAGCTTCCTTTCATTTCATCtcctttcacttctttttcctgattttcatcccacacacccccccacccctgtccATCGCAACCTTTTCCAATTCCCACTTTTAAACCCAAGTCGAAGCCCCTGGAAGGTGCCCCCGAGGCCTCATCCCTGCATTCCCCCCCCAAAGGGCTCAGGGGGACCCTCTCGGGCTCCTTCGCCTTGAACTTGGACTTCGACGGCTCTTGAACACGCCGAAAATCCGCCCTCGGCCGCGGAGAGCGGGGCAGGTTGACTACGGGGTCCCTTTGCCGGATTTGGggagttttgtggctttttttgctttttcccagcttttttttttttttttttttttgccatcaggaagaggaagagctggggGGCGAAGGGCcccacggggcggggggggggggggaggttttaCCCCCAAACCCAATAGCACCGAGGGATGGGGTTGGGATTCAAGGGGGTCACAGGCGGCGCGGAGGGGGTGTCCCACAGGGAGGGGGCGACAGGGACAGGCGGGGACCATCTGGAGGCCCCCTCAGAGGACTCCACTCCCCATGGCACACCCCCCCCCGAAAAACTGGGGGGAGAAATGCAGCGCTCACTTCCCCCCTTATAGGCTAAGGCGCTAAATTCCttaaaaaatagaattctttCCACTTTTCCCTCTATTTTTGGAGGTGCTGGAGACCTTTGACCCCCCCTCTTTCCCTTAAGAACCCCTCCCCTGGGGGTTTCTCGAGGGTtgcgagccccccccccccccccccggtgtcccccatTCCCATCCCTCCCAGACAGCAACCTGCCATTTTGccatttttccccccaattcCGTGGCAGCGAGGCCCCGGTTTAAGAACTAATTCCCCTTTTTACAAACCTTCACAAATCAGACTGGACCGACAGaatccccccatgtccccccccccccccagcatccccggcTTTGTTCCTATCCCACATTTCCCTGAAATATTCATCACCGAACTATTAAATATCaatacccaccccccccccacgtGTACTAAGTGGGGGAAAATCAAGTTATTTTGGAGTCTGGCATAAAAATGGGGGGGGAGAAGAAGTTTAGGcagagtttttgctttttttgaaatttttttattggGGGGGGAGAGCACCTTGCGAAGGAAAAAATAGTCAAAAGGTTCCGCCcgccaaaaaaaaagggggggcgggggggaatgggATGTTTTTTGGCTCTCCCCCTCGAAGAGTCATTTCCCCTTGAAATATCGCGGGTGGGGGCTGATCCtggtgtgccccccccccgcccccgccgcgtaTATTGCTTAGAGCATCCTTCCCCCACGCCGAAACACGGAGGGGGTGGAATCCTTCCAGGGAAAGCAActgtgtcccgtgtcccccccccccgccccgcgttGTGCGTGGGGACACGCCGGCGGGGGGGGAAAACGACACAGGCTTCGTCCCACCGCAACCGACACGCGTGGGCCCCCCCGCCACGGGCGGCTCTTTGTGCCGaacgcttccccccccccacccccgccccgtcggggcgggggtgtgtgggggtgagGCGGTGGGAGGGGGGGTCACCCCCCCAACCAATGAAGGTGTCGGTTGGGTGACGTGGGCGGGGACacgtcggggcggggggggcgtggCCGCGGCGGATTTCTTAAtgaagcggcggcggcgcggcgggcggcgcaTGCGCGCGGGGGGCCGATATGTTGGGGGGgtcgcggggcggcggggcgcggcgcggagCTTCCCCCGACGGCGGCggccgaggaagaggaggaggaggaggaaggggaggaagacgaggaagaggaggcggTGGTGGCGGCAGCCGGAGCAGCTCGGCATGACATGACGGCACCGCTCGGGCTCCCCCCGCGCTGGCCCGACGGCCTCGCCTGCCGCTGCGAGGACGCCCCGCGGGAGAAGAACCGCATGGAAGGGCTGGGGCACTGCCGGGAGATGATGCCCCACGCCGGACTCGCCGTCCCCACCGCCCCACCGCCCCCACCGCCGCCCCAGGGAGCCGCTTACGCCGAGCTGGCGGCTGCCGAGCCCCCCCGGCAGTGCCCGTCGGGGGCGGCTTCCAGCGCGGCGCTGGGCTACGGTTACCCCTTCGGGGGGGGCTACTACGGCTGCAGGTTGTCCCACTCCCACGGAGTCAACTTGCAGCAGAAACCCTGCGCCTACCACCCCGGGGAGAAGTACCCCGAGGCCGGCGGGCCCCTACCCGGCGAGGAGCTGCCGTCGAGGGCCAAAGAATTCGCCTTTTACCCCGGTTTTCCCAGCTCCTACCAGGCGGTCCCTGGCTATTTGGACGTGTCGGTGGTCCCGGGGCTCGGTGGTCACCCGGAACCGAGACACGACGCTTTGCTTCCCATGGAAGGTTACCAACACTGGGCTCTTTCTAATGGCTGGGATGGGCAAGTGTACTGCTCCAAAGAGCAATCCCAGTCCGCACACCTCTGGAAATCACCTTTCCCAGGTAGGCTGCTCCGGGAATCGGCGTGTTCGTCTGCTTCCCCACCGCCAGCTCCCACCGGAGGTGTGGATGTGCGTGTGTGCGGATgagtgtgcatatatatatatatatatacacatacatatacatatacagataGATACGTGTATGCCTGTATATGTaattaaagggaaagaaatggcTCTGGAATGCCTCCTGTGCAAGGCAATGTGTATGAACATGTATGGGAAAGAAGGTGAAGCAATCATTTCTGAATCAAAATACACGCCGTGAGCTTGCTTGGAAAGTAACTTTGCCGTttaattcttccctttcttctctcctcctccctcttgtTGCCTCACCTAAAGAGCGTCTCTCGGTGCCTTTCTCTTcatttccgccccccccctccgcttGTCGCTTCTCTAAGCGCAGAAagcttaaaaaggcaaaaaaaaaaaaaaaaaaaaaattaaaaacctttctCTAGTGGTTCGGTCGAATGAGAAGTGTCGGGGGCTGGGACGGTAAATCATATCACAATTACACACAATTATAGGAATAGGTGTCAAGTGACAAATGAATCTCtttggaggggaaggagggaggcagaggagtggggggcggcggggcttcTCCGCCGGATCAGGCGGGCATCCCGCCCGACTGACAGCCCGCAGGCAGCCGGGGGAGGGGTGGGGCAAAACCCCTCCTTGGAGCATCTTTTAGCCCGGCAAATCCCTCGATAAAAATCCCTTCTCATCGTGCTCCCACCGGGCCCGGCCGGCTCCGTGCCCCGACGGCAGCGGGGGGAGGAAGGTGATGGTAGGTGCTGCCTCCCGgtgcctctccccagcctccccccagccccagcgttGGGTGGGGAAGGACGCAGGAGCCAGCGGGGGAAATAATCACGataaaaggggcggggggggggggggatgccctACAGCAtcctggagagagagaggggacaggTCGCGTTAGTTCTTTGTAGGAGGCGATGGAGGGGACACATCGgtttctttattttcctgcttcGGGACAAAGAGGGACGGAGGAATGGGCTTTCCCGGGAGCTTTgcgggagcggggtgggggggcattgGGGATGCATTCTTGCCTGCATGATgggtgtgtggggtttttttgggggggtccttCCTTTCAAGCTGTATTTGGGGGAGCTGCCGCCCTCACCGCTTTCTCTCGCCAtcggctgcggctctggtgagTCCCCCTGAAGGAGATTCCTGCCCCCCACCACTGGCCTTTGCGGCACCCTCAGCACCCCCaattcctccccccaccctccaaagAGCCGATCGCCCCCAAAACTCCCCCAGAAGCTCCCCAATTAACTCCTGTCAGCCATAATTGGGGCTGCGCTGCCTGCCGAGGAGAGCTCGCCTCCAtcttcctcctgcagccagctgggTCACACCTTTGCGGCGAGGAGCTTTGTCGCCCAGGTCACCCCACAGACACGcactctggcagggggctggggctgccggaaagcctgggGGGAGCTTTTCCACCCCCCAGTACCGACAGAGCAGGGGTGAGGATGCTCCCCGCATCCCTGCTGAACCCACTCCCCATGGCAAAGCACAGAGCATCTCTCCCTCCTCACTCCCCCAAAAGCCACTGGAGGGGGGGAGGAATGGGGTTATTCTTGTTGGGtttgcccacccccaccccgagggGCTTCTGGGCTGCCCCAAGCcggcggggggggttggggtgcgGAGGATTCTCTTGTCTCTGCAGCGGGTTCGGGGGTGCTCATCtgcggggagccccgggaaggcttgctgatggggagggggcaaaaaaaaagggagggggcgacaggaaaggaaagaaagaaatagggGAGAAGGTCCAGATATTGTCCCAAATCTCTCCGTTTGGAAGGTCCCTTTGATTACCCGCAAGCATCAGTCAGCGGCTTGACTGGATGCTCCTTGTTTATCAGCATGGACAGTGTCGCCAAGAAAAACAGGCTTTCACCACGTGAATTGTGGATATtatgttattattactattattatagCATTATTCCTCTCGCTGGGTGCATTTTCTGCCTGCCTTGTCTTCCCCCGCCCCCTTTCTCCCCGTTCCTCTTCGCTCGCATTCCTCCACTCTTcatcctcctttttccccccctttctttctctccccgaTGTGCAGAAATTCCCAATCCGCGCCTCGGGGTGCTGTAACCCCCCCattcccctcttcccctttttccctcttccttatgggttttttttttgtgtgtgtttttgtttaaatccaGACGTGGTCCCCTTGCAACCCGAAGTCAGCAGCTATCGGAGAGGACGGAAAAAAAGGGTTCCATACACCAAAATCCAGCTGAAGGAGTTGGAAAAGGAGTACGCGGCCAGCAAATTCATCAccaaagagaagaggaggaggatttcgGCCACCACCAACCTGTCCGAGCGCCAAGTGACTATCTGGTTCCAAAACCGGAGGGTCAAGGAGAAGAAGGTGGTGAGCAAATCCAAGACAGCGCATCTCCACCCCACCTGACAGAGGATGACTTTGGAGGAGTAAAAGGGCaaggaaaaggaagcaagaaGCGTAAATATTTATCTGGTAGTTTGTATGATAACATCATCGGCACTCTGCTGATTCCaagtcattatttaaaaaaaaaaaaaaaaaaaatcgacatTCGCAAATGCACACGcgcatcccccccaaaaaatacccACCGACCGCATCTTTGATTTatccccctgccccgctctgACTGTGAACGCCCCCCAGTTTTGCTCTGAGAAATCCCTCGGTAAGGTTAaactgtgtatatttttaaaagaaaataataataagctAAGAGTGTAGTTACGTTAAAGGAGAGATGAAAGCGGAATGTCGCCCCGTAACGCTGTATAGTCCGACCCCCCCTCGCCAGACTTTCATATCTCGGGCCATTTCACCCACCGATGTATAAATGTATGGAGAACCTATGGCAAAGTTGCATCACAACGTATTTTCTCGGCGCTAGGGACCGAAAATAAGAAATAAGGCTGCTATTGTGGGAAGAAAACCATTGCTCGGTATCGCTTAAATATCCCCAACCACTGATTTAGGTCCCACATGGAAGCGAGTTGCTGTACGAGACTATTTTGGGTATGTTCTCATGAGGGTTTCTAGATCTCTGCCATAAAACTGGAATGTCTGTTCTCCGCTGACAAGATGGAAAATGCACAATATTgtctttggggtttgtttctttccctctttaaACCGGCTAATTATCGACAGTGTTCTTTGGATAtgtaaaagcatctttttttttttttttttaatgtcttgtatatgtatataatattGTGGTGTCCAGATGATAATGTACCGACTGCAGAtgacatttcttaaaaataaatatcttttttttgttgttgttttgccttGAGGAGAGGCTCTTTGTGCACCTCTTTGTAGC
The window above is part of the Rissa tridactyla isolate bRisTri1 chromosome 24, bRisTri1.patW.cur.20221130, whole genome shotgun sequence genome. Proteins encoded here:
- the HOXC13 gene encoding homeobox protein Hox-C13, translated to MTAPLGLPPRWPDGLACRCEDAPREKNRMEGLGHCREMMPHAGLAVPTAPPPPPPPQGAAYAELAAAEPPRQCPSGAASSAALGYGYPFGGGYYGCRLSHSHGVNLQQKPCAYHPGEKYPEAGGPLPGEELPSRAKEFAFYPGFPSSYQAVPGYLDVSVVPGLGGHPEPRHDALLPMEGYQHWALSNGWDGQVYCSKEQSQSAHLWKSPFPDVVPLQPEVSSYRRGRKKRVPYTKIQLKELEKEYAASKFITKEKRRRISATTNLSERQVTIWFQNRRVKEKKVVSKSKTAHLHPT